From a single Micromonospora pallida genomic region:
- a CDS encoding ABC transporter permease, with protein MSLSPVEGEVRAEIDPAVDGGGAAKREVVGRSPGQLAWARLRRDRTAVVSGAVLLVLVVVALAAPLISKLYGVGPNEQFQELLDGNGMPLGYVGGVSGDHWFGLEPGLGRDIFIRMVYGLRTSLFIAFAAAVVTTTIGVITGILAGYLGGMVDTVISWITDVALALPFLIFALAVVPTAALRFYGPREEVPAWFQVAVLISVFAAFSWTSTARLVRGQVISLREREFVEAARASGAGLGHMVFRQLLPNLWAPILVAFSLAVPQYITGEAALSFLGIGILEPTADFGRMIFQSIPYLQTDPAYVFFPGITIFALVLAFNLFGDSLRDALDPKSSR; from the coding sequence ATGAGCCTGTCCCCGGTGGAGGGTGAGGTCCGGGCGGAGATCGACCCGGCCGTCGACGGCGGCGGTGCCGCGAAGCGCGAGGTCGTCGGCCGGTCACCCGGACAGCTCGCCTGGGCCCGGCTGCGCCGGGACCGGACGGCGGTGGTCAGCGGCGCCGTGCTGCTGGTGCTGGTGGTGGTCGCGCTCGCCGCGCCGCTGATCTCGAAGCTGTACGGGGTCGGCCCGAACGAGCAGTTCCAGGAACTGCTGGACGGCAACGGCATGCCGCTCGGCTACGTCGGCGGGGTCAGTGGCGACCACTGGTTCGGGCTGGAGCCCGGCCTCGGCCGGGACATCTTCATCCGGATGGTGTACGGGCTGCGCACCTCGCTCTTCATCGCGTTCGCCGCCGCCGTGGTGACCACGACGATCGGTGTGATCACCGGTATCCTCGCCGGCTACCTGGGCGGCATGGTCGACACCGTGATCAGCTGGATCACCGACGTGGCGCTGGCCCTGCCGTTCCTGATCTTCGCGTTGGCCGTGGTGCCGACCGCGGCGCTGCGCTTCTACGGGCCGCGCGAGGAGGTGCCGGCCTGGTTCCAGGTCGCCGTGCTGATCAGCGTCTTCGCCGCGTTCAGCTGGACCAGCACCGCCCGGCTGGTCCGGGGCCAGGTGATCTCGCTGCGCGAACGGGAGTTCGTGGAGGCGGCCCGGGCCAGCGGTGCGGGGCTGGGGCACATGGTGTTCCGGCAACTCCTGCCGAACCTCTGGGCGCCGATCCTGGTGGCGTTCTCCCTCGCCGTGCCGCAGTACATCACCGGCGAGGCGGCGCTGTCGTTCCTCGGCATCGGGATCCTCGAACCCACCGCCGACTTCGGCCGGATGATCTTCCAGAGCATCCCGTACCTCCAGACCGACCCGGCCTACGTCTTCTTCCCGGGCATCACGATCTTCGCGCTGGTGCTCGCGTTCAACCTGTTCGGCGACTCGCTGCGCGACGCGCTCGACCCGAAGTCGTCCCGGTGA